Proteins encoded within one genomic window of Thiothrix litoralis:
- the ligA gene encoding NAD-dependent DNA ligase LigA yields the protein MQAIEIQLETLREQLRYHNHRYYVMDDPVIPDVEYDRLFRELQVLEAEHPERVTPDSPTQRVGGAALSEFGEVKHAIPMLSLGNVFSETELLAFDKRIHDRLKSAAEIEFVAEPKLDGLAISIRYEHGVFTQAATRGDGETGEDVTHNVRTIASVPLRLMGEGWPDVLEVRGEIYMPKAGFEAFNAKMRALGEKTFVNPRNAAAGSLRQLDPRLTAKRPLDIFCYAVGLVEGGAVPDTHYAILQQFRTWGLRVCPDIRIVQGAQGCLEYFGEIGARRNSLPYDIDGVVYKVNAITLQQELGFISRAPRWAMAHKFPAQEEVTVLEGIEFQVGRTGALTPVARLKPVFVGGVTVSNATLHNMDEIERKDVRIGDSVIVRRAGDVIPEVASVILERRPEGAVPIVMPVHCPVCGSEVKRSEGEAVARCTGGLYCPAQVKEAIKHFASRKALNIDGLGDKMVEQLFDAGLIRHVDDLYSLDVAAVAGLERMGKKSAENLIAALESSKSTTLERFIYGLGIRNAGEGTAKGLSRHFGSLEAIQAASEETLKLVPDIGVIVAANVAQFFSEAHNRDTIQHLRDLGVHWPDYEAKPPEALPLAGKTYVITGTLSRSRDDIKADLEALGAKVSNSVSKKTTALIAGESAGSKLDKAQSLGVDVLDEAALSVLLSHL from the coding sequence ATGCAAGCCATTGAGATACAGCTTGAAACCCTACGGGAACAACTGCGTTATCACAACCATCGCTACTATGTGATGGATGACCCGGTTATTCCTGATGTGGAATATGATCGTCTGTTCCGCGAATTACAGGTGCTCGAAGCTGAGCACCCAGAACGGGTGACCCCCGATTCCCCAACCCAGCGTGTTGGGGGCGCAGCGTTAAGTGAATTCGGCGAAGTCAAACACGCTATTCCGATGTTGTCGCTGGGCAACGTGTTCAGCGAGACGGAATTACTGGCGTTCGATAAACGTATCCACGACCGTCTGAAATCGGCTGCGGAAATCGAATTCGTTGCCGAACCCAAGCTCGATGGCCTTGCGATCAGCATTCGCTACGAACACGGTGTGTTCACGCAGGCCGCCACTCGTGGTGATGGCGAAACGGGTGAAGATGTTACCCACAATGTGCGTACCATTGCCTCGGTTCCGCTGCGGCTGATGGGTGAAGGTTGGCCTGATGTGCTGGAAGTACGTGGCGAAATTTACATGCCCAAAGCCGGGTTTGAAGCCTTTAATGCCAAAATGCGGGCGCTGGGTGAGAAAACTTTTGTTAACCCGCGCAACGCGGCAGCGGGTAGTTTGCGCCAGCTTGATCCGCGTTTGACGGCAAAGCGCCCGCTGGATATTTTCTGCTATGCCGTTGGGTTGGTGGAAGGTGGAGCAGTGCCCGATACCCATTACGCGATTCTGCAACAATTCCGTACATGGGGTTTGCGGGTGTGCCCTGATATTCGCATTGTGCAGGGGGCGCAAGGTTGTCTGGAATACTTCGGTGAGATCGGCGCAAGGCGTAACAGTTTGCCGTATGACATTGACGGTGTGGTTTACAAGGTCAATGCCATCACGCTTCAGCAGGAACTCGGTTTCATTAGCCGCGCCCCGCGTTGGGCGATGGCGCACAAGTTTCCCGCTCAGGAGGAAGTGACTGTGCTGGAAGGCATTGAGTTTCAGGTCGGGCGTACTGGCGCACTCACGCCGGTTGCTCGCCTCAAACCCGTGTTCGTTGGCGGTGTGACCGTCAGCAATGCCACCTTGCACAATATGGACGAAATCGAACGCAAGGATGTGCGTATCGGTGACTCGGTGATCGTGCGCAGGGCAGGGGACGTGATTCCCGAAGTGGCCAGTGTCATCCTCGAACGCCGCCCGGAAGGTGCTGTACCGATTGTGATGCCTGTCCATTGCCCGGTGTGCGGTTCGGAGGTGAAGCGCTCGGAAGGTGAAGCAGTTGCGCGTTGCACAGGCGGTTTGTATTGCCCCGCGCAAGTCAAAGAGGCGATCAAACACTTCGCTTCACGCAAAGCCCTGAATATCGATGGCTTGGGTGACAAAATGGTGGAGCAACTGTTTGATGCAGGTTTGATCCGTCATGTGGATGACCTCTATAGCCTGGATGTTGCAGCCGTGGCAGGTTTGGAGCGCATGGGCAAGAAGTCTGCCGAAAACCTCATTGCCGCGCTGGAAAGCAGCAAATCCACCACGCTGGAACGCTTTATTTACGGGCTAGGCATCCGCAACGCAGGCGAGGGAACGGCTAAAGGGCTTTCGCGCCATTTCGGTTCCTTGGAAGCGATACAGGCTGCTAGCGAAGAAACCTTGAAGCTGGTTCCCGATATTGGTGTGATTGTTGCGGCGAATGTCGCCCAGTTCTTCAGCGAAGCCCACAACCGCGACACGATCCAGCATTTGCGGGATTTGGGTGTCCATTGGCCTGATTACGAAGCTAAACCGCCAGAGGCTTTACCCTTGGCTGGCAAGACTTACGTCATTACGGGCACGCTCAGCCGTTCCCGCGATGACATCAAGGCCGATCTGGAAGCGCTGGGGGCGAAAGTCTCCAACAGTGTTTCGAAAAAGACCACGGCGCTGATTGCGGGGGAAAGTGCGGGCTCCAAGCTCGATAAAGCTCAAAGTTTGGGAGTGGATGTGCTGGATGAGGCCGCTTTGTCGGTCTTATTGAGCCACTTATGA
- the rlmD gene encoding 23S rRNA (uracil(1939)-C(5))-methyltransferase RlmD: MSRHRNRKPKGIQNSPLIETTIESLTLEGQGVTHIEGKTVFIDGALPGETVAFRYTSHKPKHDIGKVETILSPSPDRVEPRCEHFGVCGACSWQHISLEAQIRYKQRAMLDNLKHIGKAEPETVFAPLTAEGWAYRRKARLGAKWVRKKDKALVGFREKEGGFLAELNRCEILHPSLGEHLLDFQALIASLDARESLPQIEVAVGDGDNATALIFRHMEELSEGDTEKLLAFGKQFNYQIYLQPKGPETVHCIWPENPALYYEHPQFNTKVGFMPLDFIQVNQPLNRKMVARALELLAPEPTDTVLDLFCGLGNFTLPLARVAAQVIGVEGEQTMVERARAAAHANGIMNTDYHVCNLMGDNLQHEPWLKKNRYDKILLDPPRAGAKEIIAHFGKLNAGRIVYVSCDPATLARDTYELVHEHGYRLVGAGVMDMFPHTSHVESIAVFEK; this comes from the coding sequence ATGAGCCGACACAGAAACAGAAAACCCAAGGGTATTCAAAACAGCCCGCTGATTGAAACTACCATTGAATCGCTAACCCTTGAAGGCCAAGGTGTTACTCACATTGAGGGTAAAACCGTGTTCATCGACGGCGCATTGCCGGGTGAAACCGTCGCCTTCCGTTACACCTCGCACAAGCCCAAGCACGACATCGGCAAGGTTGAAACCATCCTCAGCCCTTCGCCGGATCGGGTTGAACCGCGTTGCGAACATTTCGGCGTATGTGGCGCGTGTAGCTGGCAACACATCTCCCTCGAAGCGCAAATCCGCTACAAACAACGTGCCATGCTCGACAACCTCAAGCACATTGGCAAAGCCGAGCCAGAAACCGTGTTTGCGCCACTCACCGCTGAGGGTTGGGCATACCGCCGCAAAGCCCGTCTCGGTGCAAAGTGGGTACGCAAAAAAGACAAGGCGCTGGTCGGCTTTCGCGAAAAAGAAGGTGGCTTTCTCGCCGAACTCAATCGCTGCGAAATCCTGCATCCCAGCCTTGGTGAACACTTGCTCGACTTTCAAGCACTGATTGCCAGTCTGGATGCCCGCGAATCTCTCCCGCAAATCGAAGTGGCGGTGGGGGATGGCGACAATGCCACCGCGCTGATTTTCCGTCACATGGAAGAGCTTTCTGAAGGCGATACTGAAAAGTTGTTAGCGTTTGGCAAGCAATTTAATTATCAGATCTATTTGCAGCCGAAAGGCCCAGAAACTGTCCATTGTATCTGGCCGGAAAACCCGGCGTTGTATTACGAACACCCGCAATTCAACACCAAAGTGGGCTTCATGCCGCTGGATTTCATTCAGGTCAACCAGCCGCTGAACCGCAAGATGGTAGCGCGTGCGTTGGAATTGCTTGCGCCTGAACCAACGGACACTGTGCTGGATTTATTCTGCGGCTTAGGCAACTTCACCCTGCCATTGGCGCGAGTCGCTGCTCAGGTCATCGGCGTGGAAGGCGAACAGACGATGGTGGAACGCGCCCGTGCTGCGGCTCACGCCAATGGCATCATGAATACCGATTACCACGTTTGTAACCTGATGGGCGACAACTTGCAGCATGAGCCGTGGTTGAAGAAAAATCGCTACGACAAGATTTTGCTTGACCCGCCACGCGCGGGTGCGAAAGAAATCATTGCCCATTTCGGCAAGCTCAACGCGGGGCGGATTGTGTATGTGTCGTGTGACCCGGCAACGCTGGCGCGGGATACTTACGAATTGGTGCATGAGCATGGCTATCGCTTGGTGGGGGCAGGGGTGATGGATATGTTCCCGCATACCTCGCATGTGGAGTCCATCGCGGTGTTTGAAAAATAA
- a CDS encoding 3'-5' exonuclease, translated as MNTLVFDIETIPDIEGGRKLYDLGDLDADGIAKAMYHLRFQKNGTEFLAHHLHKIVAISVTFRGKGDDFKVWTLGDESADEKEILQRFFDGIDRYTPTIVSWNGSGFDLPVIHYRAMKHKICAPRYWDMGEDDSSFKWNNYISRYHTRHTDLMDLLALYSGRANAPLDELATLFGFPGKMGMSGAKVWDAYQEGKLADIRNYCETDVLNTWLVYLRFQLLRGHILIDKYNSECELVRKHLQASGKEHLQAFEAAWEAGA; from the coding sequence ATGAACACCTTAGTTTTCGACATCGAAACCATCCCCGACATTGAAGGCGGGCGCAAACTTTATGACCTTGGCGATTTGGATGCTGACGGCATTGCTAAAGCCATGTACCACCTGCGTTTCCAAAAAAATGGCACAGAATTTTTGGCGCATCACCTGCACAAAATCGTGGCGATTTCCGTCACGTTTCGTGGCAAAGGCGATGACTTCAAAGTTTGGACGCTAGGAGATGAATCTGCCGATGAAAAAGAAATCCTGCAACGTTTCTTCGACGGCATCGACCGCTACACGCCCACCATCGTGTCGTGGAACGGCAGTGGTTTCGACCTGCCGGTGATCCATTACCGCGCCATGAAACACAAAATCTGCGCCCCGCGTTACTGGGACATGGGCGAAGACGACAGCAGCTTCAAGTGGAACAATTACATCAGCCGCTACCACACGCGCCACACCGACCTGATGGATTTGCTGGCACTCTACAGCGGACGTGCCAACGCTCCACTGGATGAACTCGCGACCCTGTTCGGTTTCCCCGGCAAAATGGGCATGAGCGGCGCAAAAGTCTGGGATGCCTATCAGGAAGGCAAACTCGCCGACATCCGTAACTACTGCGAAACGGACGTGTTGAATACTTGGCTGGTGTACCTACGCTTCCAACTGCTGCGCGGACACATCCTCATCGACAAATACAACAGCGAATGCGAACTGGTGCGCAAACACCTGCAAGCGTCTGGCAAGGAACATTTACAAGCGTTTGAAGCCGCATGGGAGGCGGGTGCATGA
- a CDS encoding DEAD/DEAH box helicase — translation MKKFLELPDSTQHLLEFMSIIYAPISAAQLSKLSPVAMDVKVLRRLLDELVRLDFLKIVSNNYACVETLCDALTQRSLRAGRFAALAEVVNIHLSPEQPERYFGQKIWVDAAQALRDLRLQALLGNGRTLAVVLEHANRQCANSPKFQPHPWFTLWGKPLDPEWMPFIPETIFLQFIAPIYLKIADKDSENASPLWAHCQQLLQAEQMDTAALWTVFGGTYYWQLFQRQQWESPLVAEPSADAGVRLEYWHVFASARAFSQGKRDECIAIYQAGLKLTRKRQGSRKARFGTPLETFYVIALLLDGTEKSLKEAAAYFKEFSSNFAYNLLERFYTLRQAGNVPPVLGAARAYQLSPLTFLIALVVRHWVEQVAPVEWLDDAVKIHQQMDTIGYTWLANEYAAVLAQCLPAKDKRKPRYVDLSAAAHAKAGTQALISLYQPQAAWERSLQALQRIGTASASKNTTVKVGVERVLWALGKHKHPTQEITYSITPMLQKATKTGWSGGRNIAMKRLATEPETVSALSEEDRRICREITNDYYGYYAQSYELNINDVWAHLIGHPRVFWMDALNSPLDIQQGREELLILKEGGKLRIKLFPELPNGSGTHKPDSYFAVEETTLQLKLYKLTASVLQLHGILGKDGLLVPIEAEASVRQTLTALAPLITIQSDIAGMDNAETVAADPRLHIHLLPWGDGLRMLMRVQPFGDTGPIFPPGSGRSNAMTEVDRKLLKTTRNLKQERKQADSLLQDCPALAMWEDPSDDLMLDDPEQCLEALQQLHALGDKVTLAWPEGEKLRITQQVSGNNLSLKIKQSGDWFDIDGKLYVDENLVLTLRQLLDLSQAATGRFVQLADGQFLTLTRQFQKKLDTLRAYAETAGKNGLKVGALAGMALEDFIDEAGKLEADKHWKAQVIKLKNVRESQPVVPTNLQAELRDYQTDGFRWMMRLAEWGVGGCLADDMGLGKTVQTLGLLLARADKGAALVVAPVSVCNNWFSECQRFAPSLRPVFYRGKDRQAMLDDLQPHDLLIASYGLLQQDAEAFQRIRWTTIVLDEAQAIKNANTKRTQAAYQLQGDFRLVTTGTPIENHLGELWSLFRFLNPGLLFSQQKFGERFQTPIERDHDDKSRHALKKLVQPFMLRRTKNQVLQELPPRTEITLSVSLSDAEMALYEALRQQALERLTEETADGDNKHLQVLAEITRLRLAACHPQLAMPGSALPSSKLQAFGELVLELRENQHKALVFSQFVKHLTLLREWLDGQGIHYQYLDGSTPMEQRKERVDAFQRGEGDIFLISLKAGGFGLNLTAADYVIHMDPWWNPAVEDQASDRAHRIGQQRPVTVYRLVAENTIEEKIVKLHALKRDLADSLLEGSDASGKLSAKDMLEMIRGGV, via the coding sequence TTGAAAAAATTTCTCGAACTACCCGACAGTACTCAGCACCTGCTGGAATTCATGTCGATTATCTACGCCCCAATATCTGCCGCGCAGTTATCGAAGCTCTCTCCAGTGGCGATGGATGTCAAAGTATTACGTCGTTTGCTGGATGAACTGGTGCGTCTCGATTTCTTGAAAATCGTCAGCAATAATTATGCTTGCGTTGAAACCCTCTGTGATGCACTGACCCAGCGTAGTTTACGTGCAGGGCGTTTCGCTGCCTTGGCAGAAGTGGTGAATATTCACCTCAGCCCGGAGCAGCCGGAAAGGTATTTTGGGCAGAAAATATGGGTGGATGCTGCTCAAGCCTTGCGTGATTTGCGTTTGCAAGCATTGTTGGGCAATGGCAGAACTTTGGCGGTAGTGCTGGAACACGCTAACCGGCAATGCGCCAACAGCCCGAAGTTCCAGCCACACCCGTGGTTCACCTTGTGGGGAAAACCGCTTGACCCGGAATGGATGCCCTTTATTCCTGAAACCATTTTCTTACAATTTATCGCCCCGATTTATCTAAAAATAGCGGACAAGGACAGTGAGAATGCTAGCCCGTTATGGGCGCATTGCCAGCAACTACTGCAAGCGGAGCAGATGGATACCGCCGCGCTCTGGACAGTGTTTGGTGGCACGTATTACTGGCAACTGTTCCAGCGTCAACAATGGGAAAGCCCCTTGGTTGCTGAACCCTCAGCCGATGCCGGGGTGCGTTTGGAATACTGGCATGTATTCGCCAGCGCCCGTGCGTTTTCCCAAGGCAAGCGTGATGAATGTATTGCCATTTATCAGGCGGGTTTGAAGCTGACGCGTAAACGCCAAGGCAGCCGTAAAGCCCGGTTTGGCACACCGCTGGAAACATTCTACGTTATCGCCTTACTACTGGACGGTACGGAAAAATCCCTGAAAGAAGCTGCCGCCTATTTCAAGGAATTTTCGTCAAATTTTGCCTACAACTTACTGGAACGTTTTTACACTTTGCGTCAAGCAGGGAATGTACCCCCAGTACTCGGAGCGGCGCGTGCGTATCAACTTTCCCCGCTAACTTTTTTGATCGCGCTAGTGGTTAGGCATTGGGTCGAGCAAGTGGCACCCGTTGAGTGGTTGGATGATGCCGTAAAAATCCATCAGCAAATGGACACGATCGGCTATACGTGGCTGGCAAACGAATACGCCGCCGTATTGGCGCAATGCCTGCCCGCCAAAGACAAGCGTAAGCCACGGTATGTTGACTTGTCCGCCGCCGCCCATGCCAAAGCAGGTACGCAAGCCCTGATTAGCCTCTACCAGCCGCAAGCCGCATGGGAGCGCAGTTTACAAGCGCTGCAACGCATCGGCACAGCAAGCGCCAGCAAAAACACTACCGTCAAAGTCGGTGTAGAGCGGGTACTGTGGGCATTGGGTAAACACAAGCACCCCACTCAAGAAATCACCTATTCGATTACGCCCATGCTTCAAAAAGCCACCAAAACGGGCTGGTCAGGGGGGCGCAATATCGCCATGAAACGCTTGGCAACTGAGCCAGAAACCGTTTCGGCGTTATCAGAGGAAGACCGCCGTATTTGCCGAGAGATTACCAATGACTACTACGGCTACTACGCACAGAGTTATGAACTGAATATCAACGACGTGTGGGCGCACTTGATTGGGCATCCGCGCGTTTTTTGGATGGATGCGCTCAATTCCCCGCTCGACATCCAGCAGGGTAGGGAAGAACTGCTGATCCTCAAGGAAGGTGGAAAATTGCGCATCAAGCTGTTCCCCGAACTGCCTAATGGCAGCGGGACTCACAAACCTGACAGCTATTTCGCGGTGGAAGAAACCACCCTGCAACTCAAACTCTACAAACTCACTGCCAGTGTATTGCAACTACACGGCATCCTCGGCAAAGACGGCTTGCTCGTTCCCATCGAGGCTGAAGCCAGTGTGCGCCAAACCTTGACCGCGCTTGCTCCGCTGATCACCATCCAGTCCGATATTGCCGGTATGGACAACGCCGAAACTGTCGCAGCCGATCCGCGTTTGCACATCCATTTATTGCCGTGGGGCGATGGTTTGCGGATGCTGATGCGCGTGCAACCCTTCGGCGACACCGGCCCTATTTTCCCGCCGGGTAGCGGGCGCAGTAATGCCATGACCGAAGTCGACCGCAAGCTGCTCAAAACCACCCGCAACCTCAAGCAAGAGCGTAAACAGGCGGATAGTTTGCTGCAAGATTGCCCCGCTTTGGCAATGTGGGAAGACCCCAGCGACGACTTAATGCTGGACGACCCCGAACAATGCCTCGAAGCCCTGCAACAACTCCACGCCCTCGGTGACAAGGTAACACTGGCTTGGCCGGAAGGCGAAAAGCTGCGCATCACCCAGCAAGTCAGCGGCAACAACCTCTCGCTCAAGATCAAACAGTCCGGCGACTGGTTTGACATTGACGGCAAGCTATACGTGGATGAAAACCTCGTCCTGACCCTGCGCCAATTGCTTGATCTTAGCCAAGCCGCGACTGGTCGCTTCGTGCAACTCGCCGATGGGCAATTCCTCACCCTGACACGCCAATTCCAGAAAAAGCTCGATACTTTACGCGCCTATGCCGAAACCGCTGGCAAAAATGGGCTGAAAGTCGGCGCACTCGCAGGTATGGCGCTGGAAGATTTCATCGACGAAGCCGGGAAACTGGAAGCCGATAAGCATTGGAAAGCGCAAGTCATCAAGTTGAAAAACGTCCGTGAAAGCCAGCCTGTTGTTCCCACCAACTTGCAGGCGGAATTGCGTGATTACCAGACTGACGGTTTCCGCTGGATGATGCGTTTGGCGGAATGGGGCGTGGGCGGTTGTCTGGCAGACGACATGGGGCTGGGCAAAACCGTGCAGACGCTGGGTTTGCTGCTGGCGCGTGCCGACAAGGGCGCGGCCTTGGTGGTTGCCCCGGTGTCGGTGTGCAACAACTGGTTCAGTGAATGCCAACGCTTTGCCCCCAGCTTGCGCCCGGTGTTTTATCGCGGCAAAGACCGCCAAGCGATGCTGGATGATTTGCAACCGCACGATTTGCTGATTGCCAGCTACGGTTTGTTGCAGCAAGATGCGGAAGCGTTCCAGAGAATCCGTTGGACAACCATCGTGCTGGACGAAGCGCAAGCGATCAAGAATGCCAACACCAAGCGTACTCAGGCCGCTTACCAGTTGCAGGGTGATTTCCGCCTTGTCACCACGGGTACGCCAATTGAAAACCATCTGGGTGAATTGTGGAGTTTGTTCCGTTTCCTCAATCCGGGGCTGTTGTTCTCGCAGCAAAAGTTCGGCGAACGCTTCCAGACCCCGATTGAACGTGACCACGACGACAAGAGCCGCCATGCCCTGAAAAAACTGGTGCAACCTTTCATGTTGCGGCGTACCAAAAATCAGGTGTTGCAAGAATTGCCACCGCGTACCGAGATCACTTTATCGGTGAGCTTGAGTGATGCGGAAATGGCGCTGTATGAAGCCTTGCGCCAGCAAGCGTTGGAACGCCTTACCGAAGAAACGGCTGATGGTGACAACAAGCATCTGCAAGTGTTGGCGGAAATTACTCGCCTGCGCCTTGCCGCTTGCCACCCGCAATTGGCGATGCCGGGCAGCGCCTTGCCGTCCAGCAAATTGCAGGCATTCGGCGAACTGGTGCTGGAATTGCGCGAAAACCAGCACAAGGCGCTGGTGTTCAGCCAGTTCGTCAAACACTTAACGCTGTTGCGCGAATGGTTGGATGGGCAGGGCATCCACTACCAATACCTGGATGGTTCGACCCCGATGGAGCAACGCAAGGAACGGGTGGATGCTTTCCAGCGTGGTGAGGGCGACATTTTCCTCATCAGCCTTAAAGCGGGCGGTTTTGGGCTGAACCTGACGGCGGCGGATTATGTCATTCACATGGATCCGTGGTGGAATCCGGCGGTGGAAGACCAAGCCTCTGACCGGGCGCACCGCATTGGGCAGCAACGCCCCGTGACGGTCTATCGGCTGGTGGCGGAAAATACCATTGAAGAAAAAATTGTTAAACTGCACGCCCTTAAGCGCGATTTAGCAGACAGTTTGCTGGAAGGCAGCGATGCCAGCGGGAAGCTGTCGGCGAAGGATATGCTGGAAATGATCCGGGGTGGAGTTTGA
- a CDS encoding Wadjet anti-phage system protein JetD domain-containing protein, translated as MITPADIRTKAQKLWDSGRVLQDAWENGDLFPWEIPFRKPNASAQMEQFAQVRDWMLTLKQASREVKCYGFRIGYREVQHRQLGTQLLPHTISFDTRDDLLRFIQKKQLFPALYQTGLETLVEFPALRAWLLKYPVKLMEQQPVWPALLAVCRYFLHHPQPGRYLRELDIPGVDSKFIGQNKAILSELLDVVLPETALDPDSTGLRQHGFERRYGLKYEEPLLRLRLLDAALSPVAGITDMSLPVSQLAQWEIPCQRVFVTENKTNGLSFPDMPGSIVMFGLGYGIDTLAEIPWLHTRQIVYWGDLDTHGFSILSRMRRYFPQTQSLLMDTPTLQQYAHLCVEEPENARCADILQHLQPAELALYQQLQQTHQRLEQERLPMTTVQQSLATFTQIEP; from the coding sequence ATGATCACCCCCGCTGACATCCGTACCAAAGCCCAAAAACTCTGGGACAGCGGGCGCGTGTTGCAGGATGCTTGGGAAAACGGCGACCTGTTCCCGTGGGAAATCCCCTTCCGCAAACCCAATGCTTCCGCACAAATGGAACAGTTTGCTCAGGTACGTGATTGGATGCTTACCCTGAAACAAGCCAGCCGCGAGGTGAAATGCTACGGTTTCCGCATCGGCTACCGCGAAGTGCAGCACCGCCAGCTTGGCACGCAATTGTTGCCGCATACCATTAGCTTTGATACCCGCGATGACTTGCTGCGCTTTATCCAGAAAAAACAGTTATTCCCCGCCTTGTATCAAACTGGACTTGAAACGCTGGTGGAGTTTCCAGCACTGCGGGCATGGCTGCTGAAATACCCGGTCAAGCTGATGGAGCAGCAGCCGGTCTGGCCTGCGCTGCTGGCGGTATGCCGCTATTTTCTGCACCATCCGCAACCCGGACGTTACCTGCGCGAACTCGATATTCCCGGCGTGGACAGCAAGTTTATCGGCCAGAACAAGGCGATCCTGAGCGAATTGCTGGATGTGGTATTGCCGGAAACGGCACTTGACCCGGACAGCACCGGCCTGCGCCAGCACGGTTTCGAGCGCCGTTACGGGCTGAAATACGAAGAGCCATTACTGCGCCTGCGCTTGCTGGATGCTGCACTCAGCCCGGTGGCGGGCATCACGGATATGAGTTTGCCGGTGTCGCAATTGGCGCAATGGGAAATCCCGTGCCAGCGGGTGTTCGTGACCGAAAACAAGACCAATGGCCTGAGTTTTCCCGATATGCCGGGCAGTATCGTGATGTTCGGTCTGGGCTACGGCATAGATACACTGGCGGAAATCCCGTGGTTGCACACCCGACAGATCGTGTACTGGGGTGATCTCGATACCCACGGTTTTTCGATTCTGTCGCGGATGCGGCGTTATTTTCCGCAGACCCAATCCTTGTTGATGGATACGCCAACCTTGCAGCAATACGCGCATTTATGCGTCGAAGAGCCGGAAAATGCCCGCTGTGCTGATATACTCCAACACCTACAGCCCGCAGAACTGGCACTGTACCAACAGTTGCAACAAACCCACCAACGGCTGGAACAAGAACGTTTGCCCATGACGACTGTGCAACAATCCTTAGCCACTTTTACCCAAATTGAACCATGA
- a CDS encoding CU044_2847 family protein — protein sequence MATLKAMELENGQMVYMQIAENINFVDTPADTQDSGFEHKGITEQAAKAVDKLGDVIRAMSDTAAKALQDSALGNVEKVTLEFGITLGGEMGIPFITSGKAEGSVNVTVEFSPKKSA from the coding sequence ATGGCAACCCTCAAAGCAATGGAACTGGAAAACGGACAAATGGTTTACATGCAAATCGCTGAAAACATCAATTTTGTCGACACCCCAGCAGACACACAAGACAGCGGTTTTGAACACAAAGGCATAACAGAACAGGCAGCCAAAGCCGTGGACAAACTCGGCGACGTAATCCGTGCCATGTCCGACACTGCCGCCAAAGCCCTGCAAGATTCCGCTTTAGGTAATGTGGAAAAAGTAACGCTGGAATTCGGCATTACCCTCGGGGGGGAAATGGGCATTCCTTTTATCACCAGCGGCAAAGCCGAAGGCTCAGTGAATGTGACTGTGGAGTTTTCTCCCAAGAAAAGTGCATAA